The following is a genomic window from Calliphora vicina chromosome 5, idCalVici1.1, whole genome shotgun sequence.
ggtgaaagtgagaatgTTGTCAAAAATATGTTAAGATTAACAGTCTTAAAAATCggttttgtcaaaaaaccggaATGTTAATGAAAACCAAAACCAGTCGAGTTTACAATGATGACCTGTTTTGGGTTTCGGATTTGGATACTCTGGCCAAACACTGTCCAGCATTGGTATCGGTATCTCGAAGTAATTTTGTCTTTCAATTCATGAATTTTTGCTGGCTTATTGACGAAGACTTTTGACTTCACATAACCCTAAAAAATCTTGAGGTGTTATCACACGATCAACACATGTTGACAAGTCCATgatatgtaaaaaaattgtatggttAATTGGTTGACATTAACTTaattaaatgtacatatttgtattaaaataatagttcatAGGTATTACGCTATACACAATTAGTTTTCAAACATCTTTAAAATCGCAATATGGTAATAATAATTgtgggattcaaacggtctgctattaagtcatattatcataatgtcctgatatattatgatagtttaaagtTTAAAGCACAACAATAAttggtttaaactttaaacaaaaatgctTAACAAAAAAGATTTTACATTCTTGTACTACTAAGACTgacaaagcaaaataaaaacaaaaaatatgtacagAAAAAGTATTTCAGCGAAGCTTATAGTACATTTACACTTACGCCATAAACATGTTATAAGTTGTTTATGGTGATAAACTAATTTAAGAAACTTGTTtatccatacaaaacaaaaacaggtttgtaactagcttttgagataaactagttacaaacaacgagtttttgctaatgcaactctgtttttcaacatttttctggcaacgctggtaacatttgacatttgctcataaataaaaaaaactgttttcttttaaaaaagccaaactgtaagaaaaagtttaaaaaatttatttaaaagtgttttttatataatatggacaacgaaaataaaaggtatgtttatatgtacatacagtagcccaataaaaccaacatacaggaattcaaattaaatttatttcgttgaaagctgtatttgtaagttaaaagtaatgaaatatatttgttaaaaaaataaattcacccaaaaaaaaattaaaaacaacatcacttaagtcgggtttagtaACCTTTCCTATCAcatccaaaatttcaccgttattagaatttttgattctgagtcaaataacgattttttttttttggttttttgggcttttatgttcaaaatattatgaaacttaatagccccgcccaccctaaagttttcgttattttactcagaatcaataactctaataacggtgaacttttgggcgttatttgaattttttttttgctaaaatcaacataagacatgtattattatatatctcataaaaaaaactaaaaaaaactgtatgtagactttctttttattaattttttttaaattgaagtcagctgttttaTGACTTGTCAAAAATAAACCACTTAACTGACCAAAATGCTGATGTAAACGGTATGGTTTATGAAAGTAGCTTATGATCATAAActagtttgaaaattacaagtgtaaatgcactattatattcacagaaaaaagtatgatttgatttcaattcataacatttataaataatttcttaaatattaagattttgttcatattttatattttcaaattaaatcatttatatttttttatatttttatgttgttgaaaaatgtttgaaattttctttggaaatgtttgtatttatttttatgattttcagctacaaaatgattcagatattgttgattcatcttaaaatattggccaatttatggctattatgcaaatagttttgaattaattcattagattatgcaattataatgcaatttattataaaatattattaaatttatacaaaaaaaagcaaaaaattccgtcatgaacaatctatctatatatataaaatacaaaaaatgtttctatctatgtccgttatagctccaaactggtatcattggaaaggaaattttctgaatatggttttagacacctaaaatactacatttgGTTCATTCATcatatacattagagttcgtttgtgaccaggtcacttcatttgatttgcgggtatcataatttttctgaaggtttttgcgtaattttttttggaaaattgtcactccttgtggtggttcaacgcacctaaagacgaggattttgagcacatttttctatagagcaaaaacggttgaatatattgcaaatctgatttcaccagtcgatgcTGCAtctaaaattaatacaattgatgttttttgaatccttaaaaatagttgcaaaaacccataaaaaagataagaacatgaattttagattttttaaacatgcacgatgaaaaggtattttaagcttagcaaaactgcaccaatatttcctttccgcatgtttaaataaactaaaattattttattattttttttatgagatttgcgccccctgttgtgggtttttggaactatttttaaaaatttataaaacatcaattgtattaatttttgatgcagaatcgactggtgaaatcatttttgcaatATCTTAAACCGTtcttgctctacagaaaaatgtgctcaaaatcagcgtttttaggtgcgttgaaccaccacaaaattttcaaaaaaaaaggacgccattatttttatttacgcaaaatccttcagaaaaattatgatacccgctaatcaaattttttaaattaaaaatggatgtatgttccgaatgaactaaaaaacggctggacggattttaatgaaattctcagagaatcttcagaatagcctagcgggtaacactctaaagtcagatttttgattttcggtctgtgggtgGAGGTGAGTGgcaaaatcacatttttacattataccgctaatgccatctatatatatataaaacctctgaaccgattttgatgaaattttcagggaatcttcagaatagaataacactgtatagtcagatttttaatattcgatctgtgggcggaggggcgtgcaaaaatccaatttttactttataccgctaatgccataggtatatttcataaaaatggatgtgtgtatgtacaGTTCCGTaaggactcaaaaatggctggaccgattttgataaaattttcacgaaatcttcagaaaagccttttgggtaacagtgtatagtcagatttttgattttccgtctgtgataaacaattttgtttgctcTTGTATActaggtgcatgaataagaaatttccatatgaaatctacttttaatcaaaaaattatgatgttaacaagctcaatgaacaaatacaattgaaagtgtccggcgaaacaataaaatacaaatcgattgacacagtattgaacgaagaacaagtcgtTAATTGTCCTACTGAATTTCTGAATTAATTGGAACTAGTcgaaatgccaccacatgtattaacattgaaggttggattaccGACTTTTTTCCgatactgtatattaaaatcgagatgcaatataaaacagatgttttctaaaggccagcaacgcggaccgagTTCAGCtagttatatataaatttaataatataaagtttgggaaaaaaagtcaagttcgattaataatatttattacaaaattcattccaattacgaatttcttttttctgtgttcgGCACATCCAGTGTACAAAAGCCCTGAGGTTACGATGTTAAAGTATGATGTCggaattttataagaaatcgATTGTTAGATTCAGTCATAAAATTCTTTGTTGGCTAAAAATGTTTACTGGGTGTATATATACATAGTTATGTACAATGCATATACATagttatgtaaatacatatgtcagtatgaatttatgtagaaataaatgtatattaCTGGGCCTCTACTAAAACCAATCAACGatctttaaatttaacttaTGCATATCGATGATGTAAATAAAGTTGCTTTATTCCACTACTCTCATCAGCAATTaagagaataaaaataaaaaagagaaaGTAAAGACTAACAGTGAGCATCTCTTATTAGTTAAGAGAGACTTAAGATTTAAGTTTTATTCTCTTTTTTACATATGaatatttctttgttttgtgtttatgaACTTGTCTGGGGtttcatttgttttaaaacGTGTAGTATTCGTATTCGGCATTCTGCTTCCATCTAAAGAACACATAAGGCAAAAGCAGCCGCATTAACTTccatatattattaaatattatcaaCCCACGTCTATTATCTTGTACTTTTTTGGAACAATATAGCAGTTTTTGCTAATACAATACACAACCCATTAACTTTAAAGaggaaatacatataaataaataataacattgTGCGTTCTGCCTTTCTAACTACATTAAACTGTAATTGAAAAATGCAactctagaaaaaaaaaattaaatcattttgcAACACTACAGTTTTGACATATTTGAGCGGCCTGACAGTATACCATACGTTGTAGTTGTCTGTCAAAATGTTCGTGGTACTGTGCAAAAGTAATATAAATAATgatgaaaatgtaaatattgaataaaatattatttgcaaattatatgaaattgaaatatttaagtgCATAATATAACGTTAAAagtgaaatttcataaatattgctTTTGTACTtcgtattaatttaaaaagttattaacatCTGCCGAAATAATAGCGGTCGTAATGTGTGTTCTAATATCTGTGAGTTAACGTAAAAGTGCGTGTGTgtgttttatgtttatttttggatgTAAATGTACATCAAGCAAGCCAAATACCTACATATATCGATACAATTTATTCAATGAAATAATCTTTGAAAGTGTTGTTACCATACCTCGGAACCATTATTAGGAAAAGCTTACATTGCATcaataaattacaataataaacatattttaattaaacagcTTCGAGGTGGATAATTTCTACTTAAGAATGGATCCTTCTCGCGGAGATTCgcgttataatttaaattactcGATGAGTAGTATTGGACTATCATTAGCCGATCAAGCTGATATGTACGGCAATCCAGCTGCTTTAGGTGGTGGTAGACCACCTAGTGCTGGTATCTTACAAGGCATGAGTGGCGTCGGAGGTGGTCCTGGTGGAGGACTTTTGCCGCGTACGGCGGGAAATCTTATGCCAAATACACAATGCCAGTCTTTGGGTAATAATAATGCAAGTGGCCACAGCAGCAACCAACAGAGAGGTTTAAAAAGAGCCGGCTCGGATTGTTATGACGATTCTCATCACCGTGTTGGTGCCGGTAGTATTACTTCCCTTCAAGGTCTTGACACATGTGGGAGTTCATCTAATGTCCAACATAGTAGCCAGCAGCAGCCACAATCAAGTAGTGGTAGTGTGCAAGATATTGTGGACGATAGCTATAACAATTTACAGAGCAAAAAGTCACCTCCGGCCAATGGTAAAAAAACAAAAGGTCGAgtcaaaattaaaatggaatatatTGATAACAAATTGCGACGttacacaacattttcaaagCGTAAAACTGGAATTATGAAAAAGGTAAGTGGCTATTTGGAGTATGTTTGGAAAACAGATTCAactaaaatttagaatttttatctACCATCAATACATACTTATGGTAATTTGTAAAATGTACAAACAATTGCGGTAACTTTTAAGTATGTATGTCGGCATCTTCTGATAGATTCATTGCTATTATTTAAGGATAAACAATCAAAAACTAACTTGGGTActtgtatattttttacctatctTTTCCTTTCAACGATAATATAAAAGTCCTTCCCGCCAATAAGTAATTGTGCACGCATCTCGATAAGTTTAGTATTGCCTTTTTCTTGCTATTcttgtttattgttattttgtaatTCCAATAGAATACCAGTAGTTACTAGTCTGCAGTTCCGTTTGTCTTTGTAAAAGCATAGTTAATTGTACGATTTGGAAGATTTTGTGTGTCTTCTAAAGCGTGGGTATTAATGTGCATATgccaataagaaaaataaaacaaataacaattgcggTTCCAATGACAATGACTGTGATAATATGTATTTTCGTGAGGATCTGTGCATTGCCATGACAATAGTAGGTAATATTGAAATGTGTAAACAACAATGGATACGAAATACACACGACAAATGTACAGTGACGGCAACTTAAATAGCacattttgtgaaaaactaaacatatttTGGTAAGAATTAGTCTTCTGAATTCCCAattattagcggtattcacaatgtactTGGCCTGGTtatgtagtaaaagagcacaatatcaaaaaactaaaaacaaaatacattagaaattgaaatgtttgtcaataaatagctctgatgcttttttttattaggccaagtactctacgctattgataaattcactgaagtTTATTGTTTGGGGAAAAGGTaattcctatgcgcatttcatcTCAACACATTACGGACGCTGtcacttttgtttattaaaaattattgcatTATTGTTAGTTAATAATTAACAACACTGTATGCATTCCTGAAAATATCTCAATGTTATTAAGGGTaatcatttaaacgcttaagtttcccatttgttcaaatttgttcaaatttgagcaaagtgtttcaaaatttttgtgcaattttatacataaaattctaaatttttataattttaattcgaTTCGATTTTCACACAAATATTcacaaatagaaaatatcagagacagaaaataattgttatttatgcaattttaaattctaaaaatcggtatgaacaatttttttttgatttaaatagaaataagaTCCCTTTCACACCAGGCAATTTATTTGCGtctgtttttcattttcaaaaacatgaatgaaaaaataaaccaaCTTGCTGTGTATCAGCAAGTCTGtactcaaattttaaaaaaatatgttctttACCCGAACTTATCTCTGACATCGACAAACACAAAAAATGCACAGAAGACTTGCGCAGTTAGCTTTTAAATGCTTTCAAAAATGTAGAATATTTAATACTGGTAAGCGATGTttagttatttctaaaaataGATGATGATTATATGATTATGTAACTTCAATGTTGTGGGTGTGATATTATATGCCCAGAGGTAAGCAGAACTGGAGCTGTGGGATGAACTAAACGTACATGAACATGacgtgttgttgttgttgtagcagcagtgattactgagttgacagcccttggccgagtgaactcgggccattacggtgcgtagaaccggctgtcgtgtgAATGACAAACATGACGTAATGTTCGTTGCCTAAATTATCTTCATGTGGCGTAGAAGTGTTTTTACTTGAATTTGATTATCAGACAAATCTatgcaaatttttcatttttgccaTATATTTCTAGGTATTTTAGACTTTTTACATTATTGaacacaaattttgttaagatgTACTCTACACAGGAGTAATTGTAAAAGTTTTCGTTGAATAATTCCTATAATGCCTCAATCATTTGTATCataatactttttattaaatttgattcaaaaataaaaataatatgatgatttttatatgatttttgtttataaacgaAATTGTTATGAACGAaacctaaaataaaaatcataaataatactagaaataatttatattttcaaatgcgaataattcctaagctataagagatagttGATAGCCACGACCAGGTATTTTGTAGTgatcgatgaggagattctatatgtgtaatttttttgaaatcggaacacaaacgaagaaataggatcgt
Proteins encoded in this region:
- the bs gene encoding serum response factor homolog, yielding MDPSRGDSRYNLNYSMSSIGLSLADQADMYGNPAALGGGRPPSAGILQGMSGVGGGPGGGLLPRTAGNLMPNTQCQSLGNNNASGHSSNQQRGLKRAGSDCYDDSHHRVGAGSITSLQGLDTCGSSSNVQHSSQQQPQSSSGSVQDIVDDSYNNLQSKKSPPANGKKTKGRVKIKMEYIDNKLRRYTTFSKRKTGIMKKAYELSTLTGTQVMLLVASETGHVYTFATRKLQPMITSEAGKQLIQTCLNSPDPPSVGGGDQRMSATGFEETELSYNIADEDSKVRQLIYGHHGHAHLGHPQTAASHYALDQSIMQSPYSGGQPSPLSHSQAYTHGHAHHSHVPHVPHSTHSHMSHTHPQR